A region of Gammaproteobacteria bacterium DNA encodes the following proteins:
- a CDS encoding site-specific integrase: protein MPVVKRGKTWYVRFTSPNGSRIFVSARTTDRQAAQEYHDRLKAEYWRVHQIGDRPRYLWQQAVLRWLAEKAHKASLKTDKSHLRWLDVHLRDIPLASITTALLETIAQAKLDDGASPARANRMLAVIRSILRCAANQWDWLDKSPNFRMLSESKRRIRWLTREEAERLLAALPPHLAAMAGFALAAGLRESNITGLEWSQVDLERRIAWIHPDQAKARKAITVPLNAEAVLILRRQVGQHDRWVFTYQGNRVTRANNHAWRKALKRAGIEDFRFHDLRHTWASWHVQAGTPLYALQEMAGWSSVEMVRRYAHLSADHLSDYAENLCRPKLVTGAKSVQG, encoded by the coding sequence ATGCCCGTCGTCAAACGCGGTAAAACCTGGTACGTCCGTTTCACGTCTCCCAACGGCAGCCGAATATTTGTCAGCGCTCGGACTACCGACAGGCAAGCCGCCCAGGAATACCACGACCGCCTGAAAGCCGAATACTGGCGCGTCCATCAGATCGGAGACCGTCCCCGCTACCTCTGGCAGCAGGCCGTTTTGCGTTGGTTAGCTGAAAAGGCGCATAAGGCCAGTCTCAAAACTGATAAGTCTCACCTCCGCTGGCTGGATGTTCACCTGCGCGACATACCTCTTGCCTCCATCACCACCGCCCTTTTGGAAACCATCGCCCAAGCCAAGCTCGATGACGGTGCTTCCCCTGCTCGCGCAAACCGCATGCTGGCTGTCATCAGATCGATACTTCGGTGTGCCGCCAACCAATGGGATTGGCTGGATAAGTCTCCCAACTTCCGTATGCTCTCCGAATCTAAACGCCGCATTCGCTGGCTGACCCGCGAAGAAGCCGAACGCCTCTTAGCAGCATTGCCGCCGCATCTGGCGGCCATGGCCGGTTTTGCGTTGGCCGCAGGCCTGCGCGAGTCAAACATCACCGGCCTGGAATGGTCTCAAGTCGATCTCGAACGCCGTATTGCCTGGATTCACCCCGACCAGGCCAAGGCACGCAAGGCCATTACCGTACCGCTCAACGCCGAAGCTGTATTGATTCTGCGCCGTCAGGTTGGCCAACATGACCGCTGGGTGTTTACCTACCAGGGCAACCGCGTCACCCGCGCCAACAATCACGCCTGGCGCAAAGCGCTCAAGCGTGCTGGTATTGAGGACTTCAGGTTCCACGATCTCCGCCATACGTGGGCCTCATGGCATGTTCAGGCTGGAACGCCACTGTATGCGCTCCAGGAGATGGCTGGCTGGTCATCGGTCGAGATGGTGCGCCGGTACGCTCACCTGAGCGCCGACCACCTGTCCGACTACGCGGAAAACCTGTGCCGTCCAAAGCTCGTGACTGGTGCAAAATCGGTGCAAGGGTAG